The window AGTCTCAGCTTAAGTATGTGACGATGGAGGAGAATACAGGAGCGACAATCATTGCACAAAGTGTCACGAGACAGGGAAGAGTTCGCTCTTACGTGGCTAAGGGTCATCCGGAATGGCTTTTTGAGCTCTTTGTGAATGAAAGTCAATTCCTCTGAGTCTGTCTCTCGTTTGAGTTGTTGGTTTTGGTGctctgtttttggtttttgtccAAACAGAGTTTGTTGGTTAGTAGAGAGAATGTGTTGTAAAAGTAAAACGTTGAATCGGGTTTAATGAAATGAAtctttgaaggaaaaaaaaagatctaaccAATCACCCACAATATTTGAGCAGCAAATATGCTTCCTTTACGTTATAGAACTTAAATACTGATCTCAAAGGTTCTATCACTCTAATCTCATACCTCAAAGAGTTAATAACTTAGTACATACAAAAGGCTTTCGAGTGTTCACAAATCCCATTGATAACAACACCAAGTTATGGAATATTCTACTAATCTGATTTCAGAAGAATCTCAACATACACATGAACAAGAATTATAAAGATGGCATCTACGAATAATGTAGCTATATTGAGAAATCAGAATACTGTTAGCAACGTATGCATGATTTCACCAAGCCTGATGATCTCAAGAGCTAATATACACCAAAGTTTATGCGTGTCATTTACGTTAGAGCTTATACAACGACCTCAAAGGTACTACAAGCTTCACATGTGATGTACAACGCCTTCAAATTATAGAGACTCTGAACACAGAACTTTGGTTTCAATCTGCATCCTCTCTCAAAATGTTCAGTGTGCACTTCCGCTAACCGTTCTTGCAGAATGTTCAGATTAACCTGATGGAAAAGAACTGAATCAGATAACAAAACGCAAGGGAAGGTTCAGTGGGTGACTCAGATAGCGCATAGGATCCGCACCTCTTCGCCTTTGATCAGCTGCATTTCACACATGCTGCAATAGATATATCGGTGATTCTCCATAACCTCGCCTTGCTTGCAGATCGGACACCATATCTGGTTTGGCCCCTGACAAACACATCACACCAGTGTAACTAACTACCTTGTCAGACAAGGCTGGTCGGTGAAAGGAAACCTACCTGTTCACCGTTTAAACGCATATTCTGAGAAACTAAGGTGGCCAAGTACTCATCTTCCTCGTCATCCCATGTTTCAGCCTGAACATGTGATCCTGGAAGAAGAAGTAAGCAGCCACAACAATGCATCAAAATCGAACTCCTACAAATCGGATGGAGAGAAAGTAAATGGTTTACCGTTTATGGTAGTCTCTGAGATCAAATCATTGTAAAACATATGTTGCAGTTCTAGCAATATCTCTTCACTATCACCTTCATAAGCATCTGCTGGGCCTTCATATTCCCATAATATATCATGGGAATCCTCAATCTTTTTTAATTCATCAGAAACAATGTCATGGAAAGCAGAATTGATAATCTCCtgaacacacaaaaaaagaaaagaaaacatcaaAGTCACTGacaaagcaaaaagaaagaaagaagagaacaaaCCTTCTGATGTAAAGATTGACAATCAGAGTGTCTCAATTTCCACAGCAGACGTGTCCTTTCTTCTCTAACTCTTCTGAAGCAACTTTCTCTGAGCTACATTTCATAAATCTTACATTAAAACAAAAACGCGCAGAAACtagtaaaaatcatttttttaatcaaatacaaAGGAATCAAAAACCCAAttcagaaaatgaaaataaatttcaacAGAGAGATTCAGGTATTGTAAAACAGAAATTGAATAGAGAATTGAGAAAGAACCTTTTGCTTGCGGATGGAGTAATCAAAATCGGGATGGGATTTAATAGAAGCTCGTTTCGGAATTGTCGAAGCTGATGTTGCCAATTTATCGTCCATGGAAGCCGATGAACAAAACCAAGAATTGAGAGGgttattttcttctcttttccttttttttttgttcggaGCAACCtttctctcctcttctctccggTTTAATAACCGGTCGAGTGATCTCACGAAAAACCCTAACGAGTCTTACACGAAACGGAGTCGTTCTATGAACagagatctttttttttaacaacatgAGCTAGATATGGATCCGCGCTATGCGCAGAAATGTTTTCTCGGATGGTCAcaaaattttcttaatctatattatacgattatcaaatttattgtttatatttggaaacatatttattttggatataataTATTGTCTTTGCATGTATAGTATTGGTGTGTGTTTGAatatacagtagaacctctataaattaataatgttggaattttaaaattttattaatttatagagatattaatttacaaagttcctttttttagattttttatatttttgtttataaaataaaaaaatatttgattttaccatatatacattatttaaattttggaaatttgactttcatattttttttattatcttacttgttgtatatttttatgtttcatataattgttatgtgattttcgatataattttactaaatattatcaaaatattttgaaatattaagaaaaatagatgtgttttcattgtaaatataaattcaacaatataatgtttagtttgtagttatatataaaaatatatattgacagattattaatttatgattttaatgagattatatatttacatgggagttttaaaaatattattatcttattattttatcaatttgtatcatattttacaccTGTCCAAGTTGGGACCggtgaaatttattaatttatagagattattaatttatcgagtattaatttatagaggttctattATAATAGATAAATTGTATATGGTGTTAGTTTTTAAATCTATAATgtccatatatataattaattggttggtttattttggttattgatTGTAATATCTGTTATTTTAGTGCATACAActaaagatttatttatttttgtctaaagtgcatatttttaaatttactttataaaaagttatttatttaaaacaatgTATATTCATTAATTTAGGAGTGTAAACTGTTTTATCTCATTTATCAATAATATGGTAATATAAATGTtaggaatattatttttataggttttattcatgtattttttttaaaaacgaaataGTCCCACAAAAAATTATTTGCTAAATTGGTAAGATccataaatcaataaatataataatatgagTTTTTGGATCAGGTCCGATATAATCAGAACTTGATTTGTCCATAGCCATTTTGCCTTTTAATTTATGATTGTGTAAAAAGTTTAAGTGATGGAAGATTATTTATAATGAGTTGATTGTATACATTATGTATAATGAGGATCATTAGgaataatttgatataatataaattatagctaaatttttaaaaaataaattacaaaatacaatatttatatatagatacaatataaattatagctaatcttatatatttgtatgttGTGCTATGACAAACAAAAGTCAAATCATAATTGGCATAAAATGTGAACGGATCTAATGCTTATATGATTCATGCTATTTAAAAAAAGTAGTGTCCATAATGGAAGGGGTAAGCATCTTAGCCGATATCTCAATCAGAAACCCGAAGCCGATCTGAAAACCCGAATCAAAATTCAAACCGAAGTAGTTAAATAGACGAACGGATATTGAGTTAGCAGAGATTAAATATCTTAATCTGAATGGGTAATATTCGAACCCGAAAATGAATACCcaaagataaccgaacatatctAAACCTAACCCTATATTTCtaattttgttctttaattctattcaaaatatttatattaatattatacatgactcaaaatcatattatatacatatagtaGCGGACAAAATGATTTTTAGTCACTTAAAATACATATCTAGCTTCTTATTTTATGCACTAACAAAAATTgtattcaaattttcaaaacaacaaCTAAATTAGTGTTTTTCtactttcaaatttttatttccaAACTTATTAATCGGCCAacctattaaaaattaaaaatcagttaagtttaatgtaaattttaaatgtaaaaactTGAATAACaaagaatttgtttttttcaaaattttaaatatacgaATCCAATCTGAAATAACCGGATTcgaactaaaaatatttgaacatgACCTAATATGTAAAAATACTCGAACAGGTTCTAAATTTCTATCTTGAAATATCCAAAAATCCAAAGTACTTTACCCGAATCCGAACGGATACCTAAACGTCCATGCCTAGATTAATGTAACAAAAGGTAAAGTGATTTTGGTTTGGATGCctaggttaatgtaataaaAGATAAAGTGATTTTTGTTTGGATGCTATTATAAAGAGgagaaaaaaatgatattgttgtacaaaaaatatcaaaaggaaCAAACACAATTTTTGTATACAACGATGTACTCATTATTGAAATATAATGAGAATTGTGTATTGACCATGTCCGCTAGGTCCAATCTAATTTAAAAGGGATTGGTTTGATACACACCCGAATCAGAGTATGATATTTAGTTGGTTTAGTTTAAGTGGATTTGATGATATTTAAATAGcatgtaatttatttataacatttttgaaATGGTTTAAAAGTTAATCACAACTTATATcagtagataaaaataagactatattttaatagattagactagattttgacccgcccttgtaaatggcggatatatttttgtttttaattttctttgttaaaaatttaatttttatatttgttatttttttaatcttacaaataaaaacataaataagattacaaaaaaacacaaatataaaaattatactctaaaagaaaaataaaataaaaaataaaaaaattatggtgGATCAGGAAAAATAAGTGgctttatatataatgaaaaagtaattttgaataaattttatttttttaaattatatatacccGCTATATTcatagttttcaattttttttaaaaaagttagaTGAAATATAATCAATTATAAGTGTTTCAGATTTTATTACAGCATCAGAGTTTTAAGTTTTAGatgttaaattttatgaataaaaatgaaaaaaaattagaagtcAAATATATTCACCTAATACTTTATCTACATTTAAATGGTGCTGAAAAGCGTTTTATTTGTACctattatttaactaattttagtGGGATACATATATGACTTATAGacgaattaaaatataaaaatgttttcatattCGATCTGAACCCGTAGATGAACCGATAAACCCAGTAACCCATCTACAATCCATTTAGAATTTTATGTAaatttcttaaatcaaaaatCTGGAAAATTGCAAAAACATGCTATTAACCGGACCGGCTGATTCGGTAAAAAGTATTTAGTTGTATAGTATCTTATTTTTTAGCCAATGTTTTAATTtggtattaaaaattagttaaaattttctttttttttccatggaggagaaaattagaaattcaaataaaagtttgaatattatatgtttatagtATATTATGTGGTTAGTGCTTATGTGCCTATACAGATGTAGTCGTATATTTAGTTTCTTATATTACTTACTAGGAtaggcccgccctacgggcgtgATATAGTGTACTTGTGATCtcgatttttattttcttgtataaTTGGTGGTTTGTGTTTTAAGTATGTATTTTCAAGAAATGTGTATAATAATAGTGTTTATTGTATATTGGAAAATTTTAAGTGATTAAGGATATATCCATTTTAATGAACGTTTGACGTTTGCATATTTCGTCACTTGATTTTAACGTTTGTATATTTcgtcatttgattttttttgtcaaatatattttatgacattataatattttagttattatatttcttatttgttatgtttttttttgtaatgagaACACATTTTATATCAGTTTTGCATATGTCTaactaaaattcttttttttttgttattgtaagAGATTATAAGATTGTATTAGAATGATACACTTTTAATTGTTGGAATCATTTTACATTTTCTTGAATGTATgctcaattttttatatatatagtaagtaGATTCGAGTTTTTATTGTTGTGGTTAGGTATAATACTCAAAACattgattaatttatattttgtatatattgaaTGTACTTGTATATTctatataattttagtattcAGTTTTAGGGTATAATTAGTGTCTGTCTAATTATTCTATTACCTCCCGTATTGCTTTCATTTGTTACCGATTAatatattactccctctgtttcataatagatgatgttttagaaggataa of the Raphanus sativus cultivar WK10039 unplaced genomic scaffold, ASM80110v3 Scaffold1784, whole genome shotgun sequence genome contains:
- the LOC130504752 gene encoding uncharacterized protein LOC130504752 — encoded protein: MDDKLATSASTIPKRASIKSHPDFDYSIRKQKLRESCFRRVREERTRLLWKLRHSDCQSLHQKEIINSAFHDIVSDELKKIEDSHDILWEYEGPADAYEGDSEEILLELQHMFYNDLISETTINGSHVQAETWDDEEDEYLATLVSQNMRLNGEQGPNQIWCPICKQGEVMENHRYIYCSMCEMQLIKGEEVNLNILQERLAEVHTEHFERGCRLKPKFCVQSLYNLKALYITCEACSTFEVVV